In Nicotiana tabacum cultivar K326 chromosome 21, ASM71507v2, whole genome shotgun sequence, one DNA window encodes the following:
- the LOC107790929 gene encoding NEP1-interacting protein 1 translates to MTTNWFSGIHSLLVKSKEFVFTWVFFRFAGFSSGLLLMVIKNAIWALFMCILALGGATVGIIIGAIKGQTTETGLLRGAAVGAVTGAITTVQLVELIVNGEPFSKVALVCSLVNGKVFMEWVSPAVLKAYQWQVSTVETSLREISDIFDINATRGLSQEVIQKLPKYNFCSVNTCREFQEVTCAICLQDFKDGDSARLLPSCKHNFHTQCIDEWLIRHGSCPICRVEI, encoded by the exons ATGACGACCAATTGGTTTTCTGGCATTCATAGTTTACTGGTAAAGAGTAAGGAGTTTGTTTTCACTTGGGTTTTCTTTAGATTTGCTGGTTTTTCTTCTGGGCTCTTGTTGATGGTGATAAAGAATGCAATTTGGGCTCTTTTTATGTGCATTCTTGCTTTAG GAGGAGCGACCGTAGGGATAATTATAGGAGCAATCAAAGGCCAGACAACAGAAACTGGGCTTCTCAGAGGGGCTGCAGTGGGTGCTGTGACCGGCGCTATTACAACTGTTCAGTTAGTTGAACTTATAGTTAATGGCGAGCCATTTTCCAAG GTTGCACTTGTTTGTAGTCTAGTAAATGGAAAGGTATTCATGGAGTGGGTCAGTCCAGCAGTTCTAAAAGCTTATCAGTGGCAA GTTAGTACTGTGGAGACAAGTTTGAGGGAAATATCTGATATCTTTGATATTAATGCAACCAGAGGATTATCTCAAGAGGTTATACAGAAACTGCCAAAGTACAATTTCTGTTCAGTAAATACCTGCAGAGAATTTCAAGAAGTCACTTGTGCAATTTGCCTGCAG GATTTCAAAGATGGGGACTCTGCAAGGTTGCTACCAAGTTGTAAACATAACTTCCACACACAATGCATAGATGAATGGTTAATTCGGCATGGGAGTTGCCCGATTTGTAGAGTAGAAATTTGA
- the LOC107790930 gene encoding uncharacterized protein LOC107790930, translating into MKITASNAELPAITFSELDLLHKPSNNTGKPSRRKTNNFAAAGVKLRGTPNGRRSRPETPLLRWKFNDNASIKEETSPSELDRKCSWSVVSARKLAAGLFRQQLPEVNHGQNLGIQAGRVEVPFHCHHHSKVHDSHINPVPSPRSVFGPTNGHFHKLEPSLQFSHSAMEGATKWDPVGWTTAVETKKVYGYEKVLDQQVNTASMISSLEAELECARARVHQLETERQSSKKKLEQFLRKLSEEKAAWRSREHEKIRSIMDDMRADFSRERKNRKRLEIVNFKLVNELADAKLSAKCYLQNYEKERQARGLIEEVCDELAKELGEDKAEVEELKRESLKFSEEVDEERKMLQMAEVWREERVQMKLVDAKVMLEEKYIQMKRLIGELESFLSSRGKSLDVEEMKRAEQIQQAAASVNIRDIRELTYEPPNPDDIFSIFEDAHFVEPDEREIQPCTAYSPASHASKLRTLSPDGDVYNFDKHSHAYVNQSDYIEEEGSEWETVTHLEEQGSSYSPGGSISSVNKYCQHSNVSRSGADWERIGGDGTPVSEISEVCSGPAQQLTEVSSVSRFQRSCPSNGDKFKIKSLEGTNGRLSNKRLSNGAILSPDHGSSKGGCSPSDLGSQWSSPDSSNPQIARGMKGCIEWPHNSQKKSLKAKLLQARTESQKVQLRQVLKQKI; encoded by the exons atgaagatcaCCGCCAGCAACGCTGAGCTCCCGGCGATTACATTCTCCGAATTAGATCTTTTGCACAAACCGTCTAATAACACTGGTAAACCGTCTCGTCGGAAAACGAACAACTTCGCCGCTGCCGGAGTGAAGTTGCGCGGAACTCCTAATGGGAGGAGAAGCAGGCCTGAAACTCCTCTTCTCCGCTGGAAGTTCAATGATAATGCCTCTATAAAGGAAGAAACTTCGCCGTCGGAGCTTGATCGGAAATGTAGCTGGAGTGTGGTTTCTGCTAGGAAGTTAGCAGCTGGACTGTTTAGGCAGCAGCTTCCGGAAGTCAACCACGGTCAAAACTTGGGGATTCAG GCTGGTCGGGTTGAGGTGCCCTTTCATTGTCATCATCACAGTAAAGTGCATGACTCTCACATTAATCCAGTGCCGAGTCCTCGATCTGTCTTTGGTCCAACAAATGGCCATTTTCACAAG CTAGAACCCTCACTTCAGTTTTCCCACTCTGCTATGGAGGGGGCTACAAAGTGGGATCCAGTTGGCTGGACAACAGCGGTGGAAACAAAGAAGGTATACGGCTATGAGAAGGTTCTTGATCAACAAGTGAATACTGCTTCAATGATTTCTTCCCTTGAGGCAGAACTAGAATGCGCTCGTGCCAGAGTTCATCAACTTGAGACCGAACGGCAGTCATCAAAAAAGAAACTCGAACAGTTTTTGAGGAAACTTAGTGAAGAAAAGGCAGCATGGCGAAGCAGAGAGCATGAGAAAATTCGTTCAATTATGGATGACATGAGAGCTGACTTCTCCCGAGAGAGGAAAAACCGAAAGAGGCTGGAAATAGTCAATTTCAAATTAGTTAATGAGTTGGCTGATGCCAAGTTATCAGCAAAATGCTATCTGCAAAATTACGAGAAAGAAAGACAGGCTAGAGGGTTGATAGAAGAAGTATGCGATGAATTGGCCAAAGAGCTTGGAGAAGACAAGGCTGAAGTTGaggaattgaagagggaatctcTGAAGTTCTcagaggaagtagatgaagaaAGAAAGATGTTGCAGATGGCTGAGGTTTGGCGTGAGGAACGGGTTCAGATGAAACTAGTTGATGCTAAGGTGATGCTTGAAGAGAAGTATATCCAGATGAAGAGACTAATTGGAGAGCTAGAATCATTTCTAAGTTCTAGAGGTAAGAGTTTGGATGTGGAGGAGATGAAAAGAGCCGAACAAATCCAACAGGCAGCTGCCTCTGTGAATATTCGTGATATTAGAGAACTCACGTATGAACCTCCAAATCCAGATGATATTTTCTCCATTTTTGAGGATGCTCATTTTGTTGAACCTGATGAAAGGGAGATCCAGCCATGCACTGCATATAGTCCTGCCAGCCATGCCTCCAAGCTTCGCACTCTCAGTCCTGATGGTGATGTTTACAACTTCGACAAGCATTCTCATGCATATGTCAATCAGAGTGATTATATAGAGGAAGAGGGAAGTGAGTGGGAAACAGTTACCCATCTTGAGGAGCAAGGCTCTAGTTATTCTCCTGGAGGAAGTATTTCATCCGTCAACAAGTATTGCCAGCACAGCAATGTATCAAGAAGTGGAGCAGACTGGGAGAGAATTGGTGGTGATGGCACACCGGTTTCAGAAATTAGTGAAGTATGTTCCGGACCAGCTCAGCAACTTACAGAGGTGTCATCTGTATCTAGATTTCAGAGATCATGCCCAAGTAATGGagacaagttcaaaataaaatCACTAGAAGGAACTAATGGGAGGCTGTCAAACAAAAGGCTATCAAATGGGGCCATTCTTTCTCCAGATCATGGTTCGAGTAAAGGTGGCTGTAGCCCCTCGGACCTAGGAAGCCAGTGGAGCTCACCTGACTCGAGCAATCCACAAATAGCACGCGGAATGAAAGGATGCATTGAATGGCCACATAACTCTCAGAAGAAAAGCTTAAAAGCAAAGTTATTGCAGGCAAGAACAGAGAGCCAGAAGGTCCAGTTGCGCCAGGTCTTGAAGCAGAAGATCTGA